From Streptomyces yatensis, one genomic window encodes:
- a CDS encoding SGM_5486 family transporter-associated protein, producing MPVLDENPPDGQKKLLIILGVMLGITVVVGVIATLASP from the coding sequence ATGCCAGTGCTCGATGAGAACCCCCCGGACGGCCAGAAGAAGCTCCTCATCATCCTCGGCGTGATGCTCGGCATCACCGTGGTCGTCGGCGTGATCGCCACCCTCGCCTCGCCCTGA
- the serB gene encoding phosphoserine phosphatase SerB: protein MSTSRIPPVTAVPDDDDVPTLLVKIFGKDRPGITAGLCDTLAAYGVHIVDIEQVVTRGRIVLCVLVTAPKADGAEGDLRATVHSWAESMRLQAEIISGRGDNRPRGTGRSHVTVLGNPLTAESTAAIASRITGTGGNIDRIFRLAKYPVTAVEFEVSGAETEPLRTALAIEAADIGVDVAVVSSGLQRRAQRLVVMDVDSTLIQDEVIELFAAHAGCEAEVAEVTARAMRGELDFEQSLHARVALLAGIDESVVEKVRAEVRLTPGARTLIRTLKRLGYQVGVVSGGFTQVTDDLKERLGLDFASANTLEVVDGKLTGRVVGEVVDRAGKARLLRRFAAEAGVPLVQTVAIGDGANDLDMLNAAGLGVAFNAKPVVREAAHTAVNVPFLDTVLYLLGVTREEVEAADAHVD, encoded by the coding sequence ATGAGCACATCGCGGATCCCCCCTGTCACCGCCGTCCCGGACGACGACGATGTCCCCACCCTCCTTGTCAAGATCTTCGGCAAGGACCGCCCCGGTATCACCGCCGGGCTCTGCGACACCCTCGCCGCCTACGGCGTGCACATAGTGGACATAGAGCAGGTCGTCACCCGGGGCCGCATCGTGCTGTGCGTCCTGGTCACGGCCCCGAAGGCCGACGGCGCCGAGGGCGATCTGCGGGCCACCGTGCACAGCTGGGCGGAGTCGATGCGGCTCCAGGCCGAGATCATCTCCGGCCGCGGCGACAACCGCCCGCGTGGCACCGGCCGGTCGCATGTCACCGTGCTGGGCAATCCGCTGACCGCCGAGTCCACCGCCGCCATCGCCTCCCGGATCACCGGCACCGGCGGCAACATCGACCGGATCTTCCGGCTGGCGAAGTATCCGGTGACGGCCGTGGAGTTCGAGGTGTCCGGCGCCGAGACGGAGCCGCTGCGCACCGCGCTGGCCATCGAGGCCGCCGATATCGGTGTCGATGTGGCCGTGGTGTCGTCGGGGCTGCAGCGCCGGGCGCAGCGCCTGGTGGTCATGGACGTGGACTCCACCCTGATCCAAGACGAGGTGATCGAGCTCTTCGCCGCCCATGCGGGCTGCGAGGCCGAGGTCGCCGAGGTCACGGCGCGGGCGATGCGCGGTGAGCTGGACTTCGAGCAGTCGCTGCACGCGCGGGTCGCGCTGCTGGCGGGGATCGACGAGTCCGTGGTGGAGAAGGTGCGCGCCGAGGTCCGGCTCACCCCCGGCGCCCGTACGCTGATCCGCACCCTGAAGCGTCTCGGCTATCAGGTGGGCGTGGTCTCCGGTGGCTTTACGCAGGTCACCGACGATCTCAAGGAGCGGCTGGGGCTGGACTTCGCCTCCGCCAACACCCTGGAGGTCGTGGACGGCAAGCTGACCGGCCGGGTGGTCGGCGAGGTGGTGGACCGGGCGGGCAAGGCCCGGCTGCTGCGGCGCTTCGCGGCCGAGGCGGGGGTGCCGCTGGTGCAGACCGTCGCGATCGGCGACGGGGCCAACGACCTGGACATGCTGAACGCGGCCGGGCTGGGTGTCGCCTTCAACGCCAAGCCGGTGGTCCGCGAGGCCGCGCACACCGCCGTGAACGTGCCATTCCTCGACACCGTGCTGTATCTGCTGGGCGTGACCCGCGAAGAGGTCGAGGCGGCGGACGCGCACGTGGACTGA
- a CDS encoding SixA phosphatase family protein, which produces MSVDVPRRIVLLRHAKADWPQVADHERPLAERGRNDAPLAGRRIAEAGLTPELTLCSTALRTRETWKLVVHELPHRPKTVYEERLYDAPVGQLIEVINETADDVTDLLVVGHNPGMHGLADALAGEADEGAREWMERGAFPTSAFAVVTFSGSWKSVEIGCGRLAGFWAPHE; this is translated from the coding sequence ATGAGCGTCGATGTGCCCCGCAGGATTGTCCTCCTTCGACACGCCAAGGCCGACTGGCCCCAGGTGGCCGACCATGAGCGCCCGCTCGCGGAGCGCGGCCGCAATGACGCCCCGCTCGCCGGGCGCCGGATCGCGGAGGCCGGTCTCACCCCCGAACTCACCCTCTGCTCCACCGCGCTGCGCACCCGTGAGACCTGGAAGCTGGTGGTCCACGAGCTGCCGCACCGCCCCAAGACCGTCTACGAGGAGCGGTTGTACGACGCCCCGGTCGGTCAGCTCATCGAGGTGATCAATGAGACCGCGGACGATGTCACCGATCTGCTGGTCGTCGGTCACAACCCCGGGATGCACGGCCTCGCCGACGCATTGGCGGGCGAGGCCGACGAGGGCGCCAGGGAGTGGATGGAGCGTGGAGCCTTCCCCACCTCCGCGTTCGCCGTCGTGACCTTCAGCGGCTCGTGGAAGTCGGTCGAGATCGGCTGCGGGCGCCTCGCCGGCTTCTGGGCGCCCCACGAGTGA
- a CDS encoding FadR/GntR family transcriptional regulator — translation MPLTSPRRSALADQVIAQLRAQITSGEWPVGSRIPTEPELVEQLGVARNTVREAVRALAHNGLLDIRQGSGTYVLATSELAGVMHRRFAAADPRHVAELRSALETKAAQLAAERRTEQDLKQLDAQLDRRERAWEAGDPDAFVEADATLHMAVVAASHNDVLAELYADLGAVVRDFLRADVGSGMGPDTYVDHGRLVEAIREGDGEQAAAEASTHPFGCRFRAR, via the coding sequence ATGCCGCTGACCTCGCCCCGGCGCTCCGCCCTCGCCGACCAGGTGATCGCCCAGCTGCGCGCCCAGATCACCTCGGGCGAATGGCCGGTGGGCTCGCGGATCCCCACCGAGCCCGAGCTGGTCGAGCAGCTGGGGGTCGCGCGCAACACCGTGCGGGAGGCCGTACGCGCCCTCGCGCACAACGGGCTGCTGGACATCCGCCAGGGCTCGGGCACCTATGTGCTGGCGACCAGCGAACTGGCCGGGGTGATGCACCGCCGCTTCGCCGCCGCCGACCCCCGTCATGTGGCCGAGCTGCGCAGCGCCCTGGAGACCAAGGCGGCCCAGCTCGCCGCGGAGCGCCGCACCGAACAGGACCTCAAGCAGCTGGACGCCCAGCTGGACCGGCGCGAGCGGGCCTGGGAGGCGGGCGACCCGGACGCGTTCGTCGAGGCGGACGCCACCTTGCACATGGCGGTGGTCGCCGCCTCGCACAACGATGTGCTGGCGGAGCTGTACGCGGATCTGGGCGCGGTCGTACGGGACTTCCTGCGCGCGGACGTGGGCAGCGGGATGGGCCCGGACACGTATGTGGACCACGGACGGCTGGTGGAGGCGATCCGGGAGGGGGACGGGGAACAAGCGGCGGCCGAGGCCAGCACCCACCCGTTCGGCTGCCGTTTCCGCGCGCGCTGA
- a CDS encoding CynX/NimT family MFS transporter: MHTPPSDDLATLDTADSASRPAEPGGPRRAPSPWRGRVMAAGLILAALNLRPAVTSLGPLLEEVRADLGMSGTVAGVLTSVPAACFALFGFTAPRLARRWGPVAIVCAGLAAIATGLLLRPLAGGTVAFLAASALALAGIAVSNVLMPVIVKRWFPDRVGSMTGLYSMGLSLGTAASAAVTVPLTDALGGSWRTGLGAWALLAAVALVAWLFLARDRTSGAGADGAEATRTEATASGAGRTDAGRTDADAAATDESAAAAETAAPADGPAIRITRSPLAWAMAVFFGFQATAAYISMGWMPQIFRDAGVSASTSGLLLAVMMAMGVPLAFVLPRIAARLRHQGVLVVILGVFGLTGYAGLWLAPAGGAWAWALLLGIANCAFPLALTMIGMRTRTHAGVVRLSAFAQSVGYLLSIPGPLLVGVLYQHSGGWGQPIALMAGFMVPQIIAGVLAGRDRTLEDER, encoded by the coding sequence ATGCACACGCCCCCGTCTGACGATCTCGCGACGCTCGACACCGCCGACTCCGCGTCCCGCCCGGCGGAACCGGGAGGCCCGCGCCGCGCTCCCTCGCCCTGGCGAGGCCGCGTCATGGCGGCAGGGCTCATCCTCGCCGCGCTCAATCTGCGCCCCGCCGTCACCAGTCTCGGCCCGCTGCTCGAAGAGGTCCGCGCCGACCTCGGGATGAGCGGCACCGTCGCCGGAGTGCTCACCTCCGTGCCCGCGGCGTGTTTCGCGCTCTTCGGGTTCACCGCACCACGGCTGGCCCGGCGCTGGGGGCCGGTGGCCATCGTCTGCGCCGGGCTCGCCGCCATCGCCACCGGTCTGCTGCTGCGCCCCCTGGCCGGCGGGACCGTGGCCTTCCTCGCGGCCAGCGCGCTCGCCCTGGCCGGGATCGCGGTGAGCAACGTCCTGATGCCGGTGATCGTCAAGCGCTGGTTCCCGGACCGGGTCGGCTCGATGACCGGGCTGTACTCGATGGGCCTGTCGCTGGGCACCGCCGCCTCAGCGGCGGTCACCGTGCCGTTGACCGACGCGCTGGGCGGCTCCTGGCGGACCGGACTCGGGGCGTGGGCGCTGCTCGCCGCGGTGGCGCTGGTGGCGTGGCTGTTCCTCGCCCGCGACCGTACGAGCGGTGCGGGGGCGGACGGCGCCGAGGCGACTCGTACGGAGGCGACCGCCAGCGGGGCGGGCCGTACGGACGCGGGCCGTACGGACGCGGACGCGGCGGCCACGGACGAGAGCGCCGCCGCGGCCGAGACCGCCGCCCCGGCCGACGGGCCCGCGATCCGCATCACCCGCAGCCCCCTCGCCTGGGCGATGGCCGTCTTCTTCGGCTTCCAGGCCACCGCCGCGTACATCTCCATGGGCTGGATGCCGCAGATCTTCCGGGACGCGGGGGTCTCCGCCTCCACCTCCGGACTGCTGCTGGCCGTGATGATGGCCATGGGCGTGCCGCTGGCCTTCGTCCTGCCGAGGATCGCCGCCCGGCTGCGGCACCAGGGCGTCCTGGTCGTCATCCTCGGCGTCTTCGGCCTCACCGGTTACGCCGGGCTGTGGCTTGCCCCGGCCGGCGGCGCCTGGGCCTGGGCCCTGCTGCTGGGCATCGCCAACTGCGCCTTCCCGCTCGCCCTCACCATGATCGGCATGCGGACGAGGACCCACGCGGGCGTGGTCCGGCTGTCGGCCTTCGCGCAGTCCGTCGGCTATCTGCTGTCCATCCCGGGCCCGCTGCTGGTCGGCGTGCTCTACCAGCACAGCGGCGGCTGGGGACAGCCCATCGCGCTGATGGCCGGCTTCATGGTGCCGCAGATCATCGCGGGCGTGCTGGCCGGACGCGACCGCACCCTCGAGGACGAGCGCTGA
- a CDS encoding streptophobe family protein — protein sequence MSASGGGRVPWGPALLAAIATVSWAFLAMVGIAALGLHLIGADRAGALGPMTAAVTVLAVGGSITPSGDVGVFGLEGAQARAAIDIAPLGVSLVGALLLGWLFVRSLRAAGAVIGRAELAVRAGLVAALFLLLLAGLTWVGNDTVTIDGATLVLPGLGRQRTEHDLLSRLPEQLGDIADIGAGLLPDRLAELVDAKASVGFTVAAGRSLLGGVVWVVAVLLLALLASRRTPLPPGGQALHRTVRPAVSALCGVLVLAVGAGLVAGIYAAVGDDHPGLVLGSALLGAPNGVWIGVPLGLFVPWYGRASGALRQVLPDPVDDLLAGPGGEPLTVGRLAELDGRVWLLVVASVLLMVAAGVLTAARTPVGSSRPFAFAGWCALRLGVVTALALPLLVWLTRVSAGASLSVLGFDAFGAGLELYGNAPLACALGAGWGAAAGAAGALAAWATGAAGRRATGLAGLAERDDGTAVGRRDDRGGNDGRGRPHEDEAGEGPDGGEGHEGDEGRGEGQGPEGGA from the coding sequence ATGAGCGCGAGCGGTGGCGGACGAGTGCCCTGGGGGCCCGCGCTGCTCGCCGCGATCGCGACGGTGAGCTGGGCGTTTCTGGCCATGGTGGGGATCGCCGCGCTCGGCCTGCATCTGATCGGCGCCGACCGTGCGGGCGCGCTTGGGCCGATGACCGCCGCCGTGACGGTGCTGGCGGTCGGTGGTTCCATCACCCCGTCCGGCGATGTGGGCGTCTTCGGGCTGGAGGGCGCCCAGGCCCGCGCCGCCATCGATATCGCGCCACTCGGGGTGAGCCTGGTCGGCGCGCTGCTGCTGGGGTGGCTGTTCGTACGGTCGCTGCGGGCCGCGGGGGCCGTGATCGGCCGGGCCGAACTCGCCGTGCGCGCGGGCCTCGTGGCCGCGCTCTTCCTGCTGCTGCTCGCCGGGCTGACCTGGGTGGGCAACGATACGGTCACGATCGACGGCGCCACGCTCGTCCTGCCCGGCCTCGGCAGACAGCGCACCGAGCACGATCTGCTGAGCCGGCTCCCCGAGCAGCTGGGCGATATCGCGGACATCGGCGCCGGGCTGCTGCCGGACCGGCTGGCCGAGCTCGTCGACGCCAAGGCCTCCGTCGGCTTCACCGTGGCGGCCGGCCGGTCGCTGCTGGGCGGCGTGGTGTGGGTCGTCGCCGTCCTGCTGCTCGCGCTGCTGGCCTCGCGCCGCACCCCGCTGCCGCCCGGCGGGCAGGCGCTGCACCGCACGGTCCGGCCGGCGGTGTCCGCGCTGTGCGGGGTGCTGGTGCTCGCGGTCGGCGCGGGTCTGGTGGCCGGGATCTACGCGGCGGTCGGGGACGACCATCCGGGGCTGGTGCTCGGGTCGGCGCTGCTCGGCGCCCCCAACGGGGTGTGGATCGGCGTACCGCTGGGGCTGTTCGTGCCCTGGTACGGCAGGGCGAGCGGCGCGCTGCGGCAGGTGCTGCCCGACCCCGTGGACGATCTGCTCGCCGGGCCGGGCGGGGAGCCGCTCACGGTGGGGCGGCTGGCCGAGCTCGACGGCCGGGTCTGGCTGCTGGTGGTCGCGAGTGTGCTGCTGATGGTGGCCGCCGGGGTGCTCACCGCGGCCCGTACGCCCGTGGGGAGCTCCCGGCCGTTCGCCTTCGCGGGGTGGTGTGCGCTGCGGCTGGGCGTGGTGACCGCGCTCGCGCTGCCGCTGCTGGTGTGGCTGACCCGGGTTTCGGCGGGGGCGAGCCTGTCCGTGCTCGGCTTCGACGCCTTCGGAGCGGGGCTCGAGCTGTACGGAAACGCTCCGCTCGCATGTGCGCTGGGCGCGGGGTGGGGCGCGGCGGCGGGGGCCGCCGGGGCGCTGGCGGCATGGGCCACGGGCGCGGCGGGCCGCCGGGCCACGGGGCTCGCGGGGCTCGCGGAGCGGGACGATGGAACGGCCGTCGGGCGACGGGACGACCGGGGCGGTAACGACGGGCGTGGGAGGCCCCACGAGGACGAGGCAGGCGAGGGTCCCGACGGAGGCGAGGGGCACGAGGGAGACGAGGGTCGCGGCGAGGGCCAGGGGCCCGAGGGAGGCGCGTAG